One genomic window of Metopolophium dirhodum isolate CAU chromosome 4, ASM1992520v1, whole genome shotgun sequence includes the following:
- the LOC132943558 gene encoding uncharacterized protein LOC132943558 gives MVMPESIKYLDAKARVVRALGRITRFTQATNEYLADQTSTSKRAKVETMLLEVNDLRANVDQDIQVMETAVGSKTSPIDVTDNTCSTSLSDSFDQLYYDLIAMAHLHTIPLTKEHEISQNQTTQFGNSSIYQLPKRKFPTFSGSLKEYQGFEDLFNSILSHTPELQDVEKFEYLKTSLEGEALSLVSHLSLTSANYQSAWKILRSRYGNKRDLARIHLDALLAPQKVTFANAASIKHVINIIQEHIAALDNLNFITRQWGPILVHIFEQHLDYELRSRWELRVGENYSPQVSEFVDFLHTHIRSAEVHPSSSTSTNEAPPTSFKNSNTKARHRPVAKVLTTTAPQTPITKCALCKTVHSIRQCSVFLKEPPTERFKITKTLDLCINCLGSGHSSAACPSKSSCKSCRKRHHSLLHFPEQKTSTNDVVSPISMVAVHPRPQSILLSTLLVNISSIHKETYTFRALLDTGSQVSFITKKCADRLSLVQRRCSARVNTFSGASINAVSGISSIKLAPVGKTEPCIPLDVFIVSKITDATPQSSYSSTSWSHVNNLDLADPTFHTPGPVDILLGADVAPTILTGTRIAGQPLQPTAFGTIFGWILMGPISPTSSNQMTSLLVTTNTTLEKTLTKFWEMEELPKVKHLSPDEIQAETIFTSSIKRLPSGRFSVALPFKHLRPILGDSKGGALRRFHALERRMAQDPTLGKKYSDFMQDYLESKHMEVVPESNKITPYCYYIPHHCILRPESQTTKLRVVFDASSRTTSGQSLNSSVYTGQKLQQEITNILIRARVHKFLFTADIKQMYRQIQIHATDRDYLRILWRFEPDSPIQEYRLCTVTYGTSCAPHQALRTMQYLATIEESRFPIAAKVLKNDMFVDDILTGAQSEEDTLFCQQQVIALCAQGKFQLRKWASNLPSILQAVPATECSMDPAVLFDDEGQAILKILGMHWNPTQDYFSYHYHSPSLTTTKRSVLSDMARIFDPLGFLAPVTFLAKYVMQLLWTSGIGWDDLVPEQILTIWKRYQQELKSIQTLTIPRRITIDGHPTYELHTFSDSSEKGYAAVVYLRCISGSTIQCHLITAKSKVAPLKHVTIPRLELCGTLLAAKLLHSVHHIFASIISITTMHAWTDSTTALSWIKSSPHRWATFVANRTSQLQELTPPSIWRYVPTNDNPADCASRGLYPSEVLHHPLWWSGPRFLYQDHNTWPPTVINNDPDTTNSEERKTTLVVTLHQTVIEDLLNKYSSLATIIHVVAYCSRIFTKSKPITIKLSPHEQVDALQRIIRTVQGQSFSDEFDKTGNYSYANTSKLRKLSPFRDDHGIIRVGGRLNHAPIPYAQKHPILLPRSHRLTNLLIDDFHKEHKHPGATTLQTIIAQQYWIISGRQVIRSRLRLCIACYKTRPRNPQPFMGDMPKYRLQQIKPFMTTGVDYAGPIILKSSTTRRTVPSQAYICLFVCMTTKALHLEVASDLSSETFLMAFCRFISRRGPIEQIHSDCGTNFKGAANLLQPVDQFTHSKEYQNQCQAYLTARNISWHFNPPSAPHFGGLWEAGVKSVKTLLYRILGLQRLTYEELSTLLSRIEATLNSRPLGALSSDPSEFKALTPSHFLTLMSSTATVEPNLEKIPLSHFQRWRLIKDLQVHFWKRWQNEYLQTLQRRSKWTNHSDNLKTNTLVLIREPTPPLLWKLGRILQVHPGQDGIVRVATVQTSTGIIKRPIVKLCPLPTC, from the coding sequence ATGGTCATGCCAGAGTCTATAAAATACCTCGACGCCAAAGCTCGAGTGGTTCGAGCACTCGGCCGCATTACGAGGTTCACACAGGCAACCAATGAATATCTCGCAGACCAAACCAGTACAAGCAAACGGGCAAAGGTCGAAACCATGCTCTTAGAAGTAAATGATCTACGTGCCAATGTTGATCAAGATATCCAAGTTATGGAGACAGCAGTAGGATCAAAGACATCGCCTATCGACGTCACTGACAATACATGCAGCACTTCCCTGAGCGATTCATTTGACCAACTATATTACGATCTTATTGCTATGGCTCACTTACATACGATTCCATTAACTAAAGAACATGAAATTTCACAAAACCAGACAACTCAATTTGGAAACTCGTCGATCTATCAACTACCGAAACGGAAATTCCCCACCTTCTCCGGAAGTCTAAAAGAGTACCAAGGCTTTGAAGATCtgtttaattcaattttgtcGCATACTCCAGAACTCCAGGACgttgaaaaatttgaatatttaaagacATCTTTAGAAGGAGAAGCACTCTCTCTGGTATCGCATCTATCGTTGACCTCAGCCAATTACCAAAGTGCGTGGAAAATCCTACGAAGTCGGTACGGGAACAAACGTGATTTGGCACGTATCCATTTGGATGCACTTTTAGCACCTCAAAAGGTTACATTTGCCAACGCCGCATCAATTAAACACGTGATTAACATCATTCAAGAACATATAGCTGCGTTGGACAACCTGAATTTTATCACTCGTCAGTGGGGGCCAATTCTGGTGCACATATTCGAACAACACCTCGATTATGAGTTACGTTCTCGCTGGGAGTTACGGGTAGGAGAAAACTATTCGCCCCAGGTCAGCGAATTTGTGGATTTTTTACACACTCACATCCGATCGGCAGAAGTCCACCCGTCTAGCTCGACGTCAACGAATGAGGCACCACCAACTTCATTTAAAAACTCTAATACTAAAGCTCGCCATCGTCCCGTTGCCAAAGTTCTAACTACAACAGCTCCACAGACGCCCATTACTAAATGTGCGCTATGCAAAACGGTCCATTCAATACGTCAATGTTCAGTTTTCCTCAAGGAACCTCCCACTGAACGATTCAAAATAACAAAGACGTTAGATCTTTGCATAAATTGTTTGGGCTCCGGTCATTCATCTGCAGCATGTCCTTCGAAAAGCTCGTGTAAATCCTGCCGTAAACGTCATCATTCATTGCTTCATTTTCCAGAACAAAAGACATCAACAAATGATGTTGTTTCACCAATTTCAATGGTAGCGGTACATCCACGACCACAATCCATTCTATTATCAACCTTACTCGTCAATATCTCGTCAATCCATAAGGAAACCTACACTTTTCGAGCACTGTTGGATACAGGATCCCAAGTGAGCTTCATTACCAAAAAATGTGCCGATCGACTGTCATTAGTTCAACGCCGCTGTTCTGCCAGAGTGAACACTTTCTCAGGGGCATCAATTAATGCAGTGTCTGGCATATCATCGATCAAGCTGGCACCAGTAGGGAAAACTGAGCCTTGCATCCCACTCGACGTCTTCATTGTCAGTAAAATTACTGATGCAACACCGCAGTCTAGTTATTCATCTACTTCATGGTCACACGTAAACAACTTGGATTTAGCTGACCCAACATTTCACACTCCCGGCCCAGTTGACATCTTACTCGGGGCAGATGTCGCACCAACCATACTGACTGGTACTCGCATTGCAGGACAACCATTACAACCGACCGCTTTCGGAACGATATTTGGATGGATCTTGATGGGTCCAATATCACCAACATCCAGCAACCAAATGACCTCATTGTTAGTAACCACGAATACGACATTAGAAAAAACGCTAACAAAGTTTTGGGAGATGGAGGAACTCCCAAAGGTAAAACATCTAAGTCCTGATGAAATTCAGGCGGAGACCATCTTTACATCTTCAATCAAACGTCTACCCTCGGGACGGTTTAGTGTTGCCTTGCCATTTAAACATTTACGTCCAATACTAGGTGACTCCAAAGGTGGAGCGCTCAGAAGATTTCATGCTCTCGAAAGGCGTATGGCTCAAGATCCAACCTTGGGCAAAAAATACTCAGATTTCATGCAAGACTACTTGGAAAGTAAACACATGGAAGTAGTTCCCGAGAGCAATAAAATCACTCCTTATTGCTATTATATACCACATCATTGTATCCTGCGTCCGGAAAGTCAAACTACAAAGCTTCGGGTAGTTTTTGACGCCTCATCTCGAACTACTTCTGGACAGTCATTAAATTCCAGCGTGTACACTGGACAGAAGTTACAGCAAGAAATTACCAACATTCTGATTCGAGCTCGAGTACACAAGTTTTTATTCACTGCGGATATCAAACAAATGTACCGACAAATCCAAATTCATGCAACCGATCGAGACTATTTACGCATACTTTGGCGTTTTGAACCAGACTCACCAATTCAAGAATATCGCCTATGTACGGTTACATATGGCACCTCTTGTGCTCCACACCAAGCACTACGCACGATGCAATATCTGGCGACAATAGAAGAGTCAAGGTTTCCAATTGCTGCTAAAGTGCTGAAGAATGACATGTTTGTTGACGACATTCTTACAGGAGCTCAGTCAGAAGAGGATACCCTGTTCTGCCAACAACAGGTGATAGCTCTGTGTGCTCAGGGGAAGTTCCAACTAAGGAAGTGGGCTAGTAATCTACCCAGCATCTTACAAGCAGTACCCGCTACTGAATGCTCTATGGATCCCGCTGTACTATTTGATGACGAAGGGCAAGCAATACTCAAGATCCTCGGCATGCATTGGAACCCTACACAGGACTACTTTTCGTACCACTATCATAGTCCAAGCCTCACAACAACAAAACGTTCGGTCTTATCAGATATGGCACGTATCTTCGACCCATTGGGTTTCTTAGCACCCGTCACCTTCCTGGCCAAATATGTAATGCAATTACTATGGACGTCTGGAATTGGTTGGGACGATCTCGTCCCGGAACAAATACTAACGATTTGGAAGCGATATCAACAGGAGCTTAAAAGCATACAAACATTAACTATTCCTCGTCGAATCACGATAGATGGGCATCCAACATATGAGTTACATACATTTTCCGATAGCTCAGAAAAGGGTTATGCTGCAGTCGTGTATCTGCGTTGTATTAGTGGTTCCACGATTCAGTGTCACCTCATCACAGCAAAATCAAAGGTAGCTCCACTTAAACACGTCACCATTCCACGGTTGGAACTTTGCGGAACGCTACTTGCTGCAAAATTGTTGCATTCAGTCCATCACATTTTCGCTTCAATTATATCCATCACTACAATGCACGCGTGGACTGACTCAACCACCGCTCTGTCTTGGATAAAATCATCGCCTCATCGTTGGGCAACATTCGTCGCCAATCGTACAAGTCAACTACAGGAACTTACACCACCATCTATATGGCGTTATGTTCCCACAAATGACAATCCTGCTGACTGTGCCTCAAGGGGGCTCTATCCATCTGAGGTTCTTCATCATCCACTCTGGTGGTCTGGTCCCAGATTTCTCTATCAAGACCATAATACATGGCCACCAACAGTTATCAACAACGATCCTGATACGACAAATTCGGAAGAACGTAAAACTACTCTAGTAGTCACACTACATCAGACTGTCATCGAAgatctattaaataaatattcatcacTCGCTACAATCATACATGTTGTCGCATACTGTTCAAGAATCTTTACCAAATCTAAACCAATAACCATAAAGTTGTCTCCTCATGAACAAGTAGATGCCTTGCAACGGATCATTCGAACAGTACAAGGGCAATCATTTTCGGATGAGTTTGACAAAACAGGTAATTACTCCTATGCAAACACTAGCAAATTACGAAAACTCAGTCCGTTTCGAGATGATCACGGAATAATACGTGTTGGTGGTCGTCTAAATCATGCACCGATTCCATATGCACAGAAGCATCCAATACTTCTGCCACGTTCCCACCGACTAACGAACCTACTCATTGATGATTTTCATAAAGAACACAAACATCCCGGTGCCACTACTCTGCAAACAATAATTGCACAACAGTATTGGATAATATCTGGTCGCCAAGTCATTAGATCCCGATTAAGACTCTGTATTGCTTGCTACAAGACGCGCCCACGCAATCCACAGCCTTTTATGGGTGACATGCCCAAATATCGTCTGCAACAGATAAAACCATTTATGACAACAGGCGTAGACTATGCCGGCCCAATCATTTTAAAGTCCTCTACAACACGTCGAACGGTGCCCAGTCAAGCATACATCTGTTTATTTGTGTGTATGACAACCAAGGCATTACATTTGGAAGTGGCCTCAGATTTGTCATCCGAAACCTTTCTGATGGCGTTTTGTCGTTTCATCTCCAGACGCGGACCGATTGAACAAATACACAGTGACTGCGGAACAAATTTCAAGGGGGCGGCTAACCTATTACAGCCCGTCGATCAATTCACCCATTCCAAGGAGTATCAGAATCAGTGTCAGGCATATCTAACGGCTCGGAATATCAGTTGGCATTTTAACCCCCCTTCCGCACCACATTTTGGAGGATTATGGGAGGCTGGGGTCAAATCAGTCAAAACACTGTTATACAGAATCCTTGGGTTGCAACGACTAACATACGAAGAATTGAGCACATTGCTGAGTCGCATTGAAGCTACTTTAAACTCACGTCCACTGGGTGCCCTAAGTTCTGATCCATCCGAATTTAAGGCCCTTACTCCAAGTCACTTTCTCACTCTTATGTCCAGTACAGCCACTGTCGAACCTAATTTAGAGAAAATCCCTCTATCTCATTTTCAACGTTGGAGACTAATTAAGGACCTCCAAGTCCACTTCTGGAAACGATGGCAAAACGAGTATTTGCAAACTCTCCAAAGACGCAGCAAATGGACAAACCATAGTGACAACTTGAAAACCAATACCTTGGTCCTAATACGAGAACCAACACCTCCACTTCTATGGAAACTTGGTCGGATTCTCCAGGTGCACCCCGGCCAAGATGGGATTGTTCGAGTTGCTACCGTCCAAACCAGCACCGGAATCATCAAGAGACCAATCGTGAAACTCTGTCCACTTCCAACCTGTTAA